The DNA sequence ATGTACACTTCTATTGCTTAGAGAAGAAATGAGTAACCAACACAATCTGACTAAAAGTGTATCATGGATCAATACGCCGGTCTTTCTTATCAAGAAAAGTAATTCCACCCTATTTCGTAAAAAATCGTTATTTTTCTAAAACGCCCTAATCACCACCACCAAATCGTCCCCGATGAAGTCTAAATTTTTCCTTCCCGCTAAATACAAAGCAGCTATAGTGTTGCTTCTGATGATTACAATGTTGTTGGGAGGTATTCTCCTCGAACGACATTTTTTTCAAAAAATCAACTCCGCCTCTACTGCATTGTTCGAAGATCGGCTAATGCCCTCCACTTTCGTTTACCATCTTACCGATTTTATTCATCAGCGGCACCGGGTGGTTGAGAAAACTATCCTGATTCCGTCGTCCAAGCCAACCGCTCCAACAATTGATGAAATTAGCACTTATCGCCAGCAGATGGATTCGATTATGGTTGCTTTCCAAAGCACCTTTTTAGTAAAAGAGGAAATGATGTCTTTAGAACGATTGAA is a window from the Lewinella sp. LCG006 genome containing:
- a CDS encoding MCP four helix bundle domain-containing protein, whose amino-acid sequence is MKSKFFLPAKYKAAIVLLLMITMLLGGILLERHFFQKINSASTALFEDRLMPSTFVYHLTDFIHQRHRVVEKTILIPSSKPTAPTIDEISTYRQQMDSIMVAFQSTFLVKEEMMSLERLKTALKTYENVEQQLLSTPATDKNIKDLEFHLDAIRTELFMLSNIQTTVGKELLTDSDHVVATAYALNKFQISILIICCLIAQVFILRSKIVRSPIPQQPNLN